A section of the Pseudomonadota bacterium genome encodes:
- the flgM gene encoding flagellar biosynthesis anti-sigma factor FlgM, with protein MVGSIEGLTGGRTIAMQDTAKSAVIEQDNKAANSPASSGVASTTDTVSLSAGVERLQQIELAMASENAPFDKAKVDSIKARIAAGEYTIDADRIAEKFLETEQLLDSL; from the coding sequence ATGGTCGGTTCAATCGAAGGCCTCACCGGAGGCCGCACCATCGCCATGCAGGACACCGCCAAGAGCGCGGTCATCGAGCAGGACAACAAAGCCGCCAACAGCCCGGCGAGCAGCGGTGTTGCCTCGACCACCGACACGGTGTCACTGAGCGCGGGCGTCGAGCGCCTGCAGCAGATCGAGCTGGCCATGGCGTCCGAGAACGCGCCCTTCGACAAAGCGAAGGTGGACAGCATCAAGGCCCGCATCGCCGCCGGCGAATACACCATCGACGCCGACCGCATCGCCGAGAAATTCCTCGAGACCGAACAGCTGCTCGACAGCTTGTGA